A single genomic interval of Methanofastidiosum sp. harbors:
- a CDS encoding UvrD-helicase domain-containing protein yields the protein MNPTLQGLNEKQREAVISEDKRLLVLAGAGSGKTKTIIQKIMYLIFEQNVDPSEILAITFARNAANEMFDKLIIEADDKCEYKNIVYNKKITNKQKYEERKKYVSKYPWLNNLTVRTFHSLCFYILRNNGAKEFDNRFKILPDKEYGDTLGTYFQAPEDSKEILHKLILACASDKEYLLFLKRYILDHYVEDLRLNVNTNHPNQYPRPYITLRGESVRSKSERYIADWLYRHNIDYEYESPLQISDYKANPDFFIPEANLYIEHVSNLSSPMALKEIDFKEAGKAYFKVFESMTVDINEFHRELEKVISPRIHKDITKLPALKFEEEFSGYHKELDRFVAELISVIDKIKVEGRDFLEIYQKAQNDPHKRVKDFYILIEPIIKSFSDYCTYHSYLDFNDLIIKTIDLLNNYPDVKNIFQTKYKYILVDEFQDVNTLQVKLLKLLLTEETQLFCVGDDWQSIYGWRGSEVEYIVNFEKYFENSKIIKLDINYRSHDNIVSASSEVIKHNKFQIAKEIRSISKKGKKLYLYASKKESEDGVEKVVENIKQFLDNGYNREDILILYRKKRMFDPYRYELAKANIRVPSGTIHSAKGLEARIVFLIGLTSGLYGFPSVWGEDRIFQIIKETNYELRMEEERRLFYVAMTRAKEELFLITEIGNESSFIKEIPGEFIDRSNFLILNIINNDIPLVCSDCSNRIEDSFLFCPYCGKKFLNGKEDLEIPDEVKSIRLEDLIEKKSYQDRIDKLRMKHPRAYEKWESDEEAKLINLFNQGTPISDIAKVLERQNSAIRARLKKLGLIDEY from the coding sequence ATGAATCCTACTCTCCAAGGACTTAACGAAAAGCAGAGAGAAGCTGTTATAAGTGAGGACAAACGGTTACTTGTTTTGGCCGGTGCAGGAAGTGGTAAGACAAAAACAATAATTCAAAAAATCATGTATCTTATTTTTGAACAAAATGTGGACCCTTCAGAGATTTTGGCCATTACATTTGCCAGAAACGCCGCAAATGAAATGTTTGATAAGTTAATTATAGAAGCTGATGATAAATGTGAGTACAAGAATATAGTATACAATAAAAAAATAACAAACAAGCAAAAATACGAGGAAAGAAAAAAATATGTATCAAAATATCCATGGCTCAATAACTTAACAGTCAGAACTTTTCATAGTCTTTGTTTTTATATTTTGAGAAATAACGGCGCCAAAGAATTTGATAATAGATTTAAGATTTTGCCGGATAAGGAATATGGAGATACACTAGGAACTTATTTTCAAGCACCCGAAGATTCTAAAGAAATCTTACATAAACTAATATTAGCATGTGCTAGCGATAAAGAATATTTATTGTTCTTGAAAAGGTATATCCTAGATCATTACGTTGAAGATTTAAGGTTAAATGTAAATACTAATCACCCCAATCAATATCCACGACCGTATATTACTCTAAGAGGTGAATCTGTAAGATCCAAATCTGAAAGATATATCGCAGATTGGCTCTATCGGCACAATATAGATTATGAGTATGAATCACCTCTCCAAATATCGGATTATAAAGCAAATCCAGATTTTTTCATACCAGAAGCTAATCTCTACATCGAACACGTAAGTAATCTCAGCTCCCCAATGGCTTTGAAAGAAATAGATTTCAAAGAAGCAGGCAAAGCTTATTTCAAAGTTTTTGAATCTATGACTGTCGATATAAATGAATTTCACAGAGAATTAGAGAAAGTTATTTCGCCAAGAATTCACAAGGATATTACAAAATTACCTGCCCTTAAGTTTGAAGAAGAGTTTTCAGGTTATCATAAGGAACTGGATAGATTTGTAGCGGAGTTAATTAGTGTAATAGATAAAATAAAAGTTGAGGGAAGAGATTTTCTAGAAATATATCAAAAAGCTCAGAATGACCCACATAAACGAGTGAAAGATTTTTACATTCTTATAGAACCAATAATCAAAAGCTTCTCAGATTATTGTACTTATCATTCATACCTAGATTTTAACGATTTAATAATTAAAACGATTGATCTACTTAATAACTATCCTGACGTTAAAAATATCTTCCAAACAAAATACAAATATATTCTAGTAGATGAGTTTCAGGATGTAAATACACTCCAAGTAAAATTGCTTAAACTATTATTGACAGAAGAAACACAATTATTTTGTGTTGGAGACGACTGGCAGAGCATATATGGATGGAGGGGTTCAGAAGTAGAATACATAGTTAACTTTGAAAAATATTTTGAAAACTCTAAAATTATAAAACTTGATATAAATTATAGGAGCCATGATAATATCGTTTCTGCTTCTAGTGAAGTTATAAAGCACAATAAATTTCAAATAGCTAAAGAAATACGCTCCATATCAAAAAAAGGTAAAAAACTTTATCTTTACGCATCAAAGAAAGAATCAGAAGACGGTGTCGAAAAGGTAGTAGAAAATATAAAGCAATTTTTGGATAACGGCTACAATCGTGAAGATATTTTAATTCTTTACAGAAAGAAACGAATGTTTGATCCATACCGATATGAACTGGCTAAAGCAAATATCAGGGTGCCCTCTGGAACTATTCATTCTGCCAAAGGATTAGAAGCAAGAATAGTATTTCTAATAGGATTAACTTCAGGCTTGTATGGATTTCCCAGTGTATGGGGAGAAGATCGAATATTCCAGATCATAAAAGAGACAAATTATGAGTTAAGGATGGAAGAAGAGCGAAGACTTTTTTATGTGGCAATGACTAGGGCCAAGGAAGAGCTATTTTTGATAACTGAAATAGGCAACGAGTCTTCTTTCATAAAAGAAATACCAGGGGAATTTATCGATAGAAGTAACTTCTTGATATTAAATATTATTAATAATGATATCCCTTTAGTTTGCAGTGATTGTAGTAACAGAATAGAAGATAGTTTTTTGTTTTGTCCTTATTGCGGCAAGAAGTTTCTTAATGGCAAAGAAGATTTAGAAATCCCTGATGAAGTTAAATCTATAAGACTTGAAGATCTTATCGAAAAAAAATCTTATCAGGATAGAATAGATAAATTAAGAATGAAACACCCCAGGGCCTATGAGAAATGGGAGTCTGATGAAGAAGCTAAATTGATTAATTTATTTAATCAAGGAACTCCAATAAGTGATATAGCTAAAGTTTTGGAAAGGCAGAATAGTGCTATTAGAGCCAGACTAAAAAAACTAGGATTAATTGATGAATATTGA
- a CDS encoding bifunctional DNA primase/polymerase gives MSEIRDDDLALKIGPMPSIDSSITSWAKYYRSLGWNVIPIKSMDKIPLIEWKAYEKKMATEEEVEDWFRKWPSADIGIVCGDISDIAVMDIDIDKGGLDSLNSIKPKDYSLITPLVKTGREGGGYHYYFKTNGRHVQKITDLRPGIDIQGEGSYAKAPPSIHKTGRHYRWIKSPTDFPLAEIPEWLLSAIEAKNNKSNYRANDTEHKDREKEGIIKSGRRNMELTSLSGELYNRGYNPKKINECLHAVNKTLTEEPLPEAEVDRIKTDWPTRHFLENDAGNSERMVYYFGNMFRYSPPEDLFYVWDGRRWAMDEMNMIWELAVETIKNIAKVETEKAKSEEELKKLLELAKNSFSNNKLKGMINCLKSQPEIKVSPDRFDRNLYLLCCENGTLDLLNMEFREHRREDYITMAADVTYDPAAKSDLWDNFISTILPDADVRLFVQKICGLSLNAAIIEQRYYCCYGKRDNGKSRFTEAITRVLGDYAQVAPFTTFEKKKLQSGQARSDIIRMKNKRLVVIHEVPEDANRVDDNLIKSITGGDVIASRDLYQKEEEYTPTCKLIFEGNHKLKYSGHEPNFIKRTVFVHFDVTIPEDRQDKELPYKLSDPNVKSAILNWMYEGWIEYKKDIELNKKLTIPPKVRAITTEANLENDPVGFFLEKCCYVEKGSKVKSFELYTVYENFSQLEGITTFKIQKFGRIMKDKGYDKERTMEGVLYMNIGIKREWMSNEEYIEFNPPEEAIIEDT, from the coding sequence ATGAGTGAAATCAGAGATGACGATTTGGCCCTAAAAATAGGGCCAATGCCATCGATTGATAGCTCTATTACTTCCTGGGCTAAATACTATCGCTCTCTGGGATGGAATGTTATCCCGATTAAATCCATGGATAAAATACCTCTGATAGAGTGGAAGGCATACGAAAAGAAAATGGCAACTGAAGAAGAAGTTGAAGATTGGTTTAGAAAGTGGCCTAGTGCAGATATAGGGATAGTATGCGGAGATATAAGCGATATCGCAGTTATGGACATCGATATAGATAAGGGTGGCCTTGACTCTTTGAACAGCATCAAGCCTAAGGACTATAGCCTGATTACGCCTCTTGTAAAGACTGGAAGGGAGGGCGGAGGCTACCACTACTACTTCAAGACCAATGGCAGGCATGTCCAAAAGATCACAGATCTAAGGCCCGGCATAGATATCCAGGGCGAAGGTTCCTATGCAAAGGCCCCACCTTCTATACATAAAACTGGAAGGCACTACCGCTGGATAAAGTCACCAACTGACTTCCCGCTGGCCGAGATTCCAGAATGGCTTCTCAGTGCAATTGAGGCAAAGAACAACAAATCCAATTATAGGGCCAACGATACTGAGCATAAAGACAGGGAAAAGGAAGGCATAATAAAAAGCGGAAGGCGGAACATGGAGCTCACAAGCCTTTCCGGAGAGCTTTACAATAGGGGCTACAATCCAAAAAAGATCAATGAGTGCCTCCACGCTGTCAATAAGACCCTCACAGAAGAGCCCCTGCCGGAGGCAGAAGTTGACAGGATAAAGACTGACTGGCCCACGAGGCATTTCCTAGAAAACGATGCCGGAAATTCTGAGAGGATGGTCTACTACTTCGGTAACATGTTCAGGTATTCCCCTCCTGAAGATCTATTCTATGTGTGGGATGGGAGGCGCTGGGCAATGGATGAGATGAACATGATCTGGGAGCTTGCTGTTGAGACTATCAAAAATATCGCCAAAGTAGAGACAGAAAAGGCAAAGAGCGAGGAAGAGCTAAAGAAACTCCTGGAGCTTGCCAAAAACTCTTTCAGCAACAACAAGCTCAAAGGTATGATAAACTGCCTTAAATCACAGCCAGAAATCAAGGTGAGTCCTGATAGATTTGATAGAAACCTATACCTCCTATGCTGTGAGAATGGCACGCTTGATCTCTTGAACATGGAGTTCAGGGAGCATAGGAGAGAAGACTACATCACTATGGCAGCAGATGTCACCTATGATCCTGCTGCAAAATCTGACCTATGGGACAATTTTATATCAACCATACTGCCGGATGCGGATGTAAGGCTATTTGTACAGAAGATCTGCGGGCTATCCCTAAATGCTGCAATAATCGAGCAGAGGTACTACTGCTGCTACGGCAAGAGGGATAACGGGAAGTCTAGATTCACTGAAGCCATAACAAGGGTATTGGGCGACTACGCTCAGGTTGCACCGTTTACCACATTTGAAAAGAAGAAGCTGCAGAGTGGCCAGGCAAGAAGCGACATTATTAGGATGAAGAACAAGCGTTTGGTTGTTATCCATGAGGTCCCGGAGGATGCTAACAGGGTCGATGACAACCTGATAAAAAGCATAACTGGAGGGGATGTGATCGCATCACGTGATCTATACCAGAAGGAAGAGGAGTACACTCCCACCTGTAAGCTTATCTTTGAGGGAAATCACAAGCTCAAGTACTCTGGCCATGAGCCTAACTTCATCAAAAGAACGGTATTTGTGCATTTTGACGTGACAATCCCTGAAGATAGACAGGACAAGGAGCTTCCATACAAGCTTTCAGACCCCAATGTAAAAAGCGCAATTCTAAACTGGATGTATGAAGGCTGGATTGAATACAAAAAGGACATTGAACTAAATAAGAAGCTCACAATACCCCCTAAAGTTAGGGCCATAACGACCGAGGCAAACCTAGAAAACGATCCGGTCGGATTTTTCCTTGAGAAGTGCTGCTACGTAGAGAAAGGTTCCAAAGTCAAGAGCTTTGAGCTCTACACTGTCTATGAAAACTTCTCACAGCTTGAGGGAATTACAACGTTCAAGATCCAGAAGTTCGGGCGCATAATGAAGGACAAGGGTTATGACAAGGAAAGGACCATGGAAGGCGTTTTGTACATGAACATAGGCATCAAGCGCGAGTGGATGTCAAATGAAGAGTATATTGAATTTAATCCACCGGAAGAAGCCATAATTGAAGACACCTAG